The following coding sequences are from one Lolium rigidum isolate FL_2022 chromosome 6, APGP_CSIRO_Lrig_0.1, whole genome shotgun sequence window:
- the LOC124661598 gene encoding acyl-coenzyme A thioesterase 13-like, producing the protein MGDPAPPAWMAAAARKWLEDAGAIGKDAAGGGGGRRAFNALPLSGVRVALAERGRALCSLRVPAHLTDAEGNWHAGAIAAAVDDVCAAAIMSVEGIIKVSVHYDISYFAPAKHHDEVEMDGRVVDRKGRMTAVTTEVRKKETGELVAIGRQWMTTSRPKGSEGSKL; encoded by the exons ATGGGCGATCCGGCGCCGCCGGCGTGGATGGCGGCCGCGGCCCGCAAGTGGCTCGAGGACGCCGGCGCCATCGGGAAGGAcgccgcaggcggcggcggcggccgcaggGCGTTCAACGCTCTGCCGCTGTCCGGCGTGCGCGTGGCCCTCGCCGAGCGCGGCCGCGCCCTCTGCTCGCTCCGCGTGCCCGCCCACCTCACC GACGCGGAGGGGAATTGGCACGCGGGGGCGATCGCTGCGGCGGTGGACGACGTCTGCGCGGCGGCGATCATGTCGGTGGAGGGCATTATCAAGGTCTCCGTCCATTacgacatctcctacttcgcaccGGCCAAGCACCAT GACGAAGTGGAGATGGATGGGAGAGTGGTGGACCGTAAAGGGAGGATGACAGCGGTGACGACCGAGGTTCGTAAGAAGGAGACTGGCGAGCTAGTGGCGATTGGACGGCAGTGGATGACCACTTCCAGACCAAAGGGGTCTGAAGGAAGCAAGCTATGA